One genomic window of Psychrobacillus sp. INOP01 includes the following:
- a CDS encoding alpha/beta fold hydrolase, with the protein MLLHTEVFGEGEPIVFLHTGLQTGLTDFEYQREYFKHNFKVILPDIRGHGKSIENNLSNFFKDSAIDIEETLNKLDVKSAHLVGSSLGALVGLCFAKNFPHKVKSLTISGVLSKKPENWIELHKEDVKYQAQLLQNEDVANYFDNLHGSDWRQFIYMGKDEHWYPFHETKDLDGINSPVLYMVGEGNKGETKGAILYPLLREDVHVSIIPFASHLVHLEQPEIYTKVLDTFIKKVEKE; encoded by the coding sequence TTGCTATTACATACTGAAGTTTTTGGGGAGGGGGAACCAATTGTATTTCTCCATACTGGCTTACAAACTGGTTTAACTGACTTTGAATATCAGAGAGAATATTTTAAGCACAACTTTAAAGTTATTCTTCCCGATATAAGAGGACATGGTAAATCAATTGAAAATAATCTTTCGAATTTCTTTAAGGATTCTGCAATAGATATAGAAGAAACGTTAAATAAATTAGATGTGAAATCTGCTCATCTAGTTGGATCTTCATTAGGTGCTTTAGTTGGATTATGCTTCGCAAAAAACTTCCCTCATAAAGTTAAAAGTTTAACTATTTCTGGAGTTTTATCTAAAAAGCCAGAAAACTGGATTGAATTGCACAAAGAAGATGTAAAATATCAAGCACAATTATTACAAAATGAAGATGTAGCTAATTACTTTGATAATTTACATGGGTCTGATTGGAGACAATTCATATATATGGGGAAAGATGAACATTGGTATCCATTTCACGAGACAAAAGATTTGGATGGTATTAATTCACCTGTTTTGTATATGGTTGGTGAAGGAAATAAAGGTGAAACCAAAGGGGCTATCTTGTACCCGTTATTAAGGGAGGACGTTCATGTGTCTATCATTCCTTTTGCCTCGCACCTAGTGCATTTGGAACAGCCAGAAATATATACAAAGGTTTTAGATACTTTTATAAAAAAAGTTGAGAAAGAATAG
- a CDS encoding Ig-like domain-containing protein translates to MANQPTKYKKFLAGAASATLVATAIVPTALAAETAATDFSDVAANHTHYAAIMQAVERGLFDGYTDGTFKPENTIDRKGVAKSLAKYVISQSEYKTFEEYITANKLVEKVTPFNDVPATHGDAELFNASLIVKDAGIFTGSNNNLMPGNVITRQQMAKVLVNGFGLKDLAGVESKVTDNDKAQAEFVDFINILSENGVTEVTAFNPTSPVKRGQMASFLNRAYDSAHKVVAPETATKVVSVSATNLKEVVVTFDGTVEKATAADVNNYSIDGKVLSTATLSDDKKSVTLTLDTTSPNTAFTNQAEYKLSFNNVKAGSTVLSAKEHKFTPVDSTLPTVTDVTSLGNKTLRVTFSEPVKAANASNFQVDGKTVIGFTEVTGNSVIVKLYSALDNGEHTVNVKNVTDFNEFKSLSQDVKFNVVEDVTAPTISSVEEASFEEVVIKFSEPVDPATVLAANVHWLQGNTKMTAGSVTRLADDTYAFDFTNNKIQYTTDLYVSGVKDYSGNSLASGAKIQVTPVVDQTRPEVVNVDMTSRSELTVKFSKVLNEASAETAANYVIKDADGKEVSKLKTVVQQADTKVVKVFLTTPLAEGKKYTLSISGVSDNTTLKNVILPYTKELTTTDTTNAVVAADAVVRNSTTNSLVVTFPEVMAVSGDGSIVDSSKYLYDVDGTWKALPSGVNFNVTPDGKSVIISFPTDVDVDNVDNLRIQLVKDTAGNYIKDLSVDRAVQAPGTVSIVGVTATANNEIEVDFNANLLSNTINAADFAVKTDEVSPSTLSVVKAELSSSDASVVVLTLADSTKLAENATYNVKDVEVQVRANARTATPSGIAIDANVAGVRVDDAINATIKEVVGAADGSQFKVVFNEELDAVATTGTSEATDLVIKSGSTTLIPGVDYEVTAAANSTDLVVTFTGTTTNRTGVMTVALPAPRFLEDEAGNVVSTTSEAIQFEVDNAAPTVAAGVAAPATNSVTTLVLTASEALHDATTGTAIADAADVKAYLDGATAAKINTAVYDATNKTITIAFKTAADAPVTADVISTKNLADKAKKSLLNQKFTFDGAKWVQANK, encoded by the coding sequence ATGGCTAACCAACCAACGAAATACAAGAAATTTTTAGCTGGTGCAGCGTCTGCTACATTAGTAGCAACAGCAATCGTACCAACTGCTTTAGCAGCAGAAACAGCAGCAACTGACTTTTCTGATGTAGCTGCAAACCACACACACTACGCTGCAATTATGCAAGCTGTAGAACGTGGATTATTTGACGGATACACTGATGGAACTTTCAAACCTGAAAATACTATCGACCGTAAAGGTGTAGCAAAATCTCTTGCGAAATATGTAATTTCTCAATCTGAATACAAAACTTTCGAAGAGTATATCACTGCTAACAAATTAGTTGAAAAAGTAACACCATTTAATGATGTTCCTGCAACTCACGGTGATGCTGAATTATTTAACGCTTCTTTAATCGTTAAAGATGCTGGCATTTTCACTGGAAGCAACAACAACTTAATGCCAGGTAACGTAATTACACGTCAACAAATGGCAAAAGTATTAGTTAACGGATTTGGTCTTAAAGATCTTGCTGGAGTTGAGTCAAAAGTTACTGATAACGACAAAGCTCAAGCTGAGTTCGTAGACTTCATCAACATCTTATCTGAAAACGGTGTAACTGAAGTTACTGCATTCAATCCAACTTCACCAGTTAAACGTGGTCAAATGGCTTCATTCTTAAACCGTGCATATGATTCAGCTCATAAAGTTGTAGCTCCTGAAACAGCTACTAAAGTTGTATCAGTAAGTGCGACTAACCTGAAAGAAGTTGTAGTAACTTTTGATGGTACTGTTGAAAAAGCTACTGCTGCAGACGTTAATAATTACTCTATCGATGGAAAAGTCCTAAGTACAGCTACTTTATCTGATGATAAAAAAAGCGTTACATTAACTTTAGATACTACTTCTCCTAACACTGCATTTACTAATCAAGCAGAATACAAACTATCTTTTAACAATGTAAAAGCTGGTTCTACAGTTTTATCTGCAAAAGAACACAAGTTTACACCTGTTGATTCAACACTTCCAACTGTAACTGACGTTACTTCATTAGGGAATAAGACTCTAAGAGTAACTTTCAGCGAGCCAGTTAAAGCTGCTAATGCATCTAATTTCCAAGTAGATGGAAAAACAGTGATTGGTTTTACAGAAGTAACAGGGAATAGTGTAATTGTTAAATTATACTCTGCATTAGATAATGGAGAACATACAGTAAACGTTAAAAACGTAACTGATTTCAATGAATTTAAATCATTATCTCAAGATGTTAAATTTAATGTAGTTGAAGATGTAACTGCTCCTACAATCTCTTCTGTTGAAGAAGCATCGTTTGAGGAAGTAGTAATTAAATTCAGCGAGCCAGTTGATCCTGCAACAGTACTTGCAGCTAATGTTCACTGGTTACAAGGTAACACTAAAATGACTGCAGGATCAGTTACTCGTTTAGCTGATGATACTTATGCATTCGATTTTACTAACAACAAAATTCAATATACTACTGACCTATACGTAAGTGGAGTTAAGGATTACTCTGGTAATTCGTTAGCTTCTGGAGCTAAAATCCAAGTAACTCCAGTAGTTGACCAAACTCGTCCAGAAGTTGTAAACGTAGATATGACTTCTCGTAGTGAACTTACTGTTAAGTTTAGCAAGGTATTAAACGAAGCTTCAGCAGAAACAGCAGCTAACTATGTAATTAAGGATGCTGATGGTAAAGAAGTGAGTAAGCTTAAAACTGTAGTTCAACAAGCTGACACTAAAGTTGTAAAAGTTTTCTTAACAACTCCACTTGCTGAAGGTAAAAAATACACACTTTCTATTTCTGGTGTAAGTGATAACACAACGTTGAAAAATGTAATATTACCATACACTAAAGAATTAACTACAACAGATACTACTAATGCTGTAGTAGCAGCGGATGCTGTTGTGAGAAATAGCACTACTAACTCTCTTGTTGTAACATTCCCTGAAGTTATGGCAGTAAGTGGTGACGGTTCTATTGTTGATAGCTCTAAATATTTGTATGATGTTGACGGAACATGGAAAGCTTTACCTTCAGGCGTAAACTTCAATGTTACTCCAGATGGTAAATCCGTAATTATTTCTTTCCCAACGGATGTTGATGTTGATAATGTTGATAACCTTCGCATTCAGTTAGTTAAAGACACTGCTGGAAACTACATCAAGGATCTAAGCGTTGATCGTGCTGTTCAAGCTCCTGGTACTGTTTCAATCGTTGGTGTAACTGCAACTGCTAACAACGAAATCGAAGTAGATTTCAATGCAAATTTACTTTCAAACACAATTAATGCAGCTGATTTCGCTGTTAAGACTGATGAAGTTTCACCATCTACTCTTTCAGTAGTAAAAGCTGAATTGTCATCATCTGATGCATCAGTTGTTGTTCTTACATTAGCTGATTCAACTAAATTAGCTGAAAATGCAACATATAACGTAAAAGATGTTGAAGTACAAGTTAGAGCTAACGCTAGAACTGCAACTCCATCTGGAATTGCTATTGATGCAAACGTTGCTGGTGTACGTGTTGATGATGCAATTAACGCAACAATTAAAGAAGTTGTAGGAGCTGCTGACGGAAGTCAATTCAAAGTTGTATTTAACGAAGAACTTGATGCTGTAGCAACTACTGGTACTTCTGAAGCTACTGATCTTGTAATTAAGAGTGGAAGTACTACTCTAATTCCTGGTGTTGACTATGAAGTTACTGCTGCAGCGAATTCTACTGATCTTGTTGTAACATTCACAGGTACTACTACAAACAGAACTGGTGTTATGACAGTAGCACTTCCTGCTCCAAGATTCCTTGAAGATGAAGCTGGAAATGTTGTATCAACTACTTCTGAAGCAATTCAGTTTGAAGTAGATAATGCTGCTCCAACTGTAGCTGCAGGTGTTGCTGCTCCAGCTACTAATAGTGTAACTACTTTAGTATTAACTGCTAGTGAAGCATTACATGATGCAACAACTGGCACAGCTATTGCTGATGCTGCTGATGTAAAAGCTTATTTAGATGGTGCAACTGCTGCTAAAATCAATACTGCAGTATATGATGCTACTAATAAGACAATCACAATCGCATTTAAAACAGCTGCAGATGCTCCTGTAACTGCAGATGTAATTAGCACTAAAAACTTAGCTGATAAAGCTAAAAAATCTTTATTGAACCAAAAATTCACTTTTGATGGTGCAAAATGGGTTCAAGCTAACAAATAA
- a CDS encoding DUF5412 family protein codes for MRKLSLFEMIVIELKKVGVIILIVFGILISFITIILFLILCANIIISFIKKKPFPKKLLIATLSGVVLVSSIYIYEMYFFTFSEIDREYTQNGPGPVTSPTEKYTANAFYEPYGGAAGGVNVWVEITYNNEKNKVKTVYYGDAKSNLSMEWMDEDTLYILNDEPEHPNSNRSIELEIGKEIYHENGLACKSLLMKDDYDTCYQN; via the coding sequence TTGCGTAAATTATCATTATTTGAAATGATTGTGATTGAACTTAAGAAGGTGGGGGTTATTATTTTAATTGTATTTGGTATCTTAATTTCATTTATTACCATTATATTATTCTTAATTTTATGTGCTAATATAATAATTTCTTTCATTAAAAAGAAACCTTTTCCTAAAAAATTGCTGATTGCAACGTTATCTGGGGTTGTTTTAGTATCTTCAATCTATATATATGAAATGTACTTTTTTACATTTAGTGAAATTGATAGAGAATATACTCAAAACGGACCTGGACCTGTAACATCACCCACAGAAAAATATACGGCTAATGCTTTTTATGAACCATATGGTGGTGCGGCTGGAGGAGTTAATGTATGGGTTGAAATCACATACAATAATGAGAAAAATAAAGTTAAAACTGTTTATTATGGGGATGCAAAAAGTAATCTTTCTATGGAATGGATGGATGAAGATACCCTGTATATTCTAAATGACGAACCTGAGCATCCAAATTCAAATAGAAGTATCGAATTAGAAATCGGTAAAGAGATTTATCACGAAAATGGTTTGGCTTGTAAAAGTTTGTTGATGAAAGACGACTATGATACTTGCTACCAAAACTAA